One Nothobranchius furzeri strain GRZ-AD chromosome 7, NfurGRZ-RIMD1, whole genome shotgun sequence genomic window, TACACGAACTTTCATCCACAAATGAGAAAAGGTAGAACAAACACAGGGAGTGAGCTGGACTTTGGTGTTAAACTACATCTGAATCAGATGTAACCTGCTACAATGATCCTACATATCAGAAGAACGAGCAGACAGGAGGACAGTCAGGACTCATCATGAGGGGAATTCTGCTGCTCTGTCTGCTGGGATGTGTCGCTGCAGCACCGAGCCAAATTAACTGTGTTGACCTGGCAAAGGTAAAGAAATGACAAAATAAAGTGGTTCTGTAGCGTTAACAAATACAATGCGTTATAAAGCATTCATTActtcatttattttctgttttcaaaATAATCAAATGATTAAGATGCTGTAACAGGTTTGTGTTTAGGTCTTAAAATTctacagattcttcctgataaaATTGTTTTACTTCATTTTGTCCAGCTTTTATTGGTTTAATCATTTTCCTTGATTTTTTGTTttgtcttaaaggggcattatggaagtttgacagccaaaacatgtttatgtttatgtttatgtatttagcagacgcttttgtccaaagcgacttacaagtgataatcggcatgttgcccttgaggctaacaacaacaataacaacaatttgacatcaatcatggagaggagggaacaaggagtggacagtagagagggggggcgggtgcagggaaggtgctagttaagaagatgctctgaagagcagggtcttcaggagtttcttgaaaattgaaaaggaagccgcagttctggtagtgcttggtaggtcattccacatttgtggaacgatgcatcagaagagtctggattgtcctgagcgtggtgttggcactgctagccgacgatcctgggatgaccggagcggccgggccgagacgtaagcctttgcaagaggattcaggtagatgggagccgtaccatctcagactctgtatgctagtgttagcaatttgaatttaatgcgtgctgctagcggtagccagtggagctcaatgaacagaggggtgacgtgtgctctatttggctgattgaagaccagacgcgccgctgcgttctgggccATTTgaggaggtctcacagtacaggctggaagaccagttagaagggcattgcagtaatcgaggcgggagatgacagtagattgcaccaggagctaggTGGCACATTGTGTTagatatggtctgatctttcgtatgttatacatacAGATACATTATACTGTATATACATAGATATTATATAAAACATGtagagaaataataaatgtcttcttcatacattctcctgcaatgccctggtcctgtagaatgagccctggcatttttactgtgattgcctgtttttctgtaaaatcacataaaaagagagatgctcgggtcgagcaggctgcttcatgcgcgttcacgctcaggcatagcccgtagcatttgctatctgtagctttagcagcagtgccaactcagtgactttgtcgctgttcctaacgcctagtgatgaacgtaGCTACatatctgaggacccttagctactttctgtagaactttcttctagatatttcctgcaaattagcaacaaactagccatttttgctccgaaccgttctttggtttggcgttgtttcaggtgttattAAGGATATAAAAATTACAGATGCTATGAATGTTACtattgtgtagctcaccttgagagatgtctgactctcatgcagaagacctgggtttgattctggatgtgaacatagttcatttagagtttcttttttacattaatggtttatgttttttacagtaagatgcccaaatttttatttgagactcgccgaacggcatttaattcacagataaaaaagatgtgggttcaactttcattttggaacaatttttcaagcaagggaagggaatgatctgagcatgcaggaggactgacccatcataaatctttgttggctgtgctgaagagaaaggtacagaaccaaattatttaattaattagctgcacgttctcctgtcctctgggccacacacacacacacacacacacacacacacacacacacacacacacacacacacacacacacacacacacacacgcacacacacacacacacacacacacgtacacgtacACAcaaacaagggactgtctcagctgttattttcattgaggagtgtgcacgtacagcatgcgcgcctcgtgcacgagcctactattgaagctgctgttacgcttttggcctgagggggcaatcgcgagcataaaaattcaaaagtccgtaaagtccctgaaAAATAATAATCAAGAGGAACGTTAGCTCAATCCAACAAGTAAAATTTCAGGATGTAATTAAAATATCTgtataatttaaaataaaatattttctcaGATTTAATTTAATCTCTTTTTTTGTACATAAATTTCAGGCACCACCTTCATGTTTTCTTCCAACGGAGGGAATCGCTAATCCAAACAATTCCTCACTGGTGAGAAAACCATGTCTCTGATTAATCTGAAATTGTTTAATTACAGTCTGAGCTGTTTAGAGCTGCTGTTTAAATCACAACcaggattatttttaaaataaagggattatttttttattcatccATATAAAAAATGTCAGGTTTAATTTTCTAAACTGTGTTTGTCCTGCTGTGTCTTAGTATTAAACTACTGTTTGACTGAAGTTTATcagtaaaacaacaaaataaaatgcatttaaCTTTATTAAATAAGGATAAAATTATTTACATCAGTGTAAAGTAACAATGTTTATTTATCCTTCAGGGGAATAATACCTTAAATTCAACTGCAAGTCTTGTAAAACCTGTAGCAACGACCAAAATAAAGGTAAGAAACTACaaataaacaatttttaaaaacattGATCATCAGAATTTAATGCTGACGAAAGAGAAAAAGTAGAAAAGTAACTGAAAGTTCATTTTCATGTCCCTTGTGGTTCTAGATTTAAGATGTAGATTAGCTCTAGAGTGGCAACAGATTACATTTTACACAATCTTGTTGCTCAGCAGCTAATGGaggctgaaattaagaaaaatacaTCCATAAAAAGACCAACAGACTGTGTGAGGGTTCTGTTTGGCGTCAAAGTCCAGCTTACTTTGAAATCTCATGTTGAACCTTCAGCAAAAGGGTAAACAGATGCTGCAGCTCTCAGCCTGATGGTTAAAAGTTAAACTTAGAAATGATTCATCCTCCATAGGACGAGAAACTTCAAGCAAAGCCAACATCTATACCTCCTGCCATCACATTTGTAGGTTTAAAACATATTTAGATTTGTCTTTTTTAAGTAAACATTACTAACATAAAGACGCATCAATTTTCAGACCCTCAATGGCTCCTGGGAGTGGCACCATTTCAAAAATCCGTATATGTATCCACCAAAGGAGATGGCCGACCAGGTTAGATACTGTCAGCCCAGCTGTCATTTATACTTCACAACAGGATTTTATCAAATGTTGAAGACAGAAAAAGACAAAGAGGAACAAAACCAGCTCTGGACTTCTGATGTTTTTATCTCATCTTTGCAGAAATA contains:
- the LOC107382557 gene encoding uncharacterized protein encodes the protein MRGILLLCLLGCVAAAPSQINCVDLAKAPPSCFLPTEGIANPNNSSLGNNTLNSTASLVKPVATTKIKDEKLQAKPTSIPPAITFTLNGSWEWHHFKNPYMYPPKEMADQK